A DNA window from Doryrhamphus excisus isolate RoL2022-K1 chromosome 2, RoL_Dexc_1.0, whole genome shotgun sequence contains the following coding sequences:
- the gria2b gene encoding glutamate receptor 2b isoform X5 has product MQKIVNLSVSFLIVLWGCAHGGSPSVQIGGLFPRGADQEYSAFRIGMVQFGTAEFRLTPHIDNLEVANSFAVTNCFCSQFSRGVYAIFGFYDKKSVNTITSFCGTLHVSFITPSFPLDGNQQFIIQMRPDIKGPLLSLIEYYKWDKFAYLYDSDRGLTTLQVVLDTAAERKWQVTAINVGNLKDERKDEAYRSLFQDLENKKERRVILDCEQDKVKDIMDQVITIGRHVKGYHYIIANLGFVDGDLSKIQYGGANVSGFQIVDFDDALVSKFDQRWEALEEKEYPGADSKIRYTSALTYDAVQVMTEAFRYLHKQRIDFTRRANNGDCLANPAVPWAQGVEIERALKQVRVEGLTGNIQFDQHGKRVNYSVNIMELKNNGPVKIGYWNEVDKMAVTKSDVFANDSTGMENKTVIVTTILEAPYVMLKKNADLFVDNDRYEGYCVDLAAEIAKHCGFKYQLKIVGDGKYGARDAETKIWNGMVGELVYGKADIAVAPLTITLVREEVIDFSKPFMSLGISIMIKKPQKSKPGVFSFLDPLAYEIWMCIVFAYIGVSVVLFLVSRFSPYEWHTEEYEDGQIQTNESTNEFGIFNSLWFSLGAFMRQGCDISPRSLSGRIVGGVWWFFTLIIISSYTANLAAFLTVERMVSPIESAEDLAKQTEIAYGTLDSGSTKEFFRRSKIALFDKMWTYMRSAEPSVFVKTTAEGVLRVRKSKGKYAYLLESTMNEYIEQRKPCDTMKVGGNLDSKGYGIATPKGSSLRRRRAPSA; this is encoded by the exons TTTGCTCACAGTTCTCCAGGGGAGTATATGCCATTTTCGGGTTCTACGACAAGAAGTCGGTGAACACCATCACGTCGTTCTGCGGGACGCTGCACGTCTCCTTCATCACGCCCAGCTTCCCTCTGGATGGAAACCAGCAGTTCATCATCCAGATGAGGCCTGACATCAAGGGGCCGCTGCTCAGCCTCATCGAGTACTACAAGTGGGACAAATTTGCGTACCTGTACGACAGCGATCGAG GCCTGACGACGCTGCAGGTCGTCCTGGACACGGCAGCGGAGAGGAAGTGGCAAGTGACGGCCATCAATGTCGGGAACTTGAAAGACGAGCGCAAGGACGAAGCCTACCGCTCGCTTTTCCAGGACCTGGAGAACAAGAAAGAGCGGAGGGTGATCCTGGACTGTGAGCAGGACAAAGTCAAAGACATCATGGACCAG GTCATCACCATCGGCAGACATGTTAAAGGCTACCATTACATCATAGCCAATCTG GGTTTTGTTGACGGTGACCTCTCTAAGATCCAATACGGAGGCGCCAACGTGTCGGGTTTCCAGATTGTCGATTTTGACGACGCTCTGGTGTCCAAGTTTGACCAGCGGTGGGAGGCTCTTGAGGAGAAGGAGTATCCAGGAGCAGACAGTAAAATAAGG TACACATCGGCGTTGACGTACGACGCGGTGCAGGTGATGACTGAGGCCTTCCGCTACCTGCACAAGCAGCGCATCGACTTCACTCGTAGGGCGAACAACGGCGACTGCTTGGCCAACCCCGCCGTTCCCTGGGCTCAGGGAGTGGAGATCGAGCGAGCGCTGAAGCAG GTGCGCGTGGAGGGCCTGACAGGGAACATCCAGTTCGACCAACACGGCAAGCGGGTCAACTACTCTGTCAACATAATGGAACTGAAGAACAACGGCCCCGTAAAG ATTGGCTACTGGAACGAGGTTGACAAAATGGCTGTCACCAAGTCCGACGTCTTTGCCAATGATTCGACAGGgatggaaaacaaaacagttattGTGACGACCATTTTG GAAGCTCCTTATGTCATGCTGAAAAAGAACGCCGACCTTTTCGTGGACAATGACCGCTATGAGGGTTACTGCGTCGACTTGGCCGCCGAGATAGCCAAGCACTGCGGCTTCAAATATCAGCTGAAAATAGTCGGTGATGGAAAGTACGGAGCCAGAGATGCCGAGACGAAAATCTGGAACGGGATGGTTGGAGAGTTAGTGTATGGG AAAGCAGACATCGCAGTGGCTCCTCTGACCATCACTCTTGTACGAGAGGAGGTGATCGACTTCTCGAAGCCTTTCATGTCTCTGGGAATCTCCATCATGATCAAAAAGCCACAAAAGTCCAAACCGGGGGTTTTCTCCTTTCTGGACCCGCTGGCCTACGAGATCTGGATGTGTATCGTCTTCGCCTATATCGGCGTCAGCGTGGTGCTCTTCCTGGTCAGCCGCTTCAGCCCGTACGAGTGGCACACTGAGGAGTACGAGGACGGACAGATCCAGACCAACGAGTCGACCAATGAATTTGGTATATTCAACAGCCTGTGGTTCTCCTTGGGGGCCTTCATGAGACAAGGCTGCGACATCTCACCCAG GTCTCTGTCTGGTCGAATCGTTGGCGGCGTGTGGTGGTTCTTCACGCTAATCATCATCTCCTCCTACACGGCCAACCTGGCTGCTTTCCTCACTGTGGAGAGGATGGTTTCTCCCATTGAGAGTGCCGAGGACTTGGCCAAACAAACAGAGATCGCCTACGGCACTCTAGACTCCGGCTCCACCAAAGAGTTCTTTAGG CGTTCTAAAATTGCCCtttttgacaaaatgtggaCATACATGCGGAGTGCAGAGCCCTCTGTGTTTGTGAAAACCACAGCCGAGGGGGTTCTGAGGGTCCGCAAGTCCAAAGGGAAGTACGCCTACCTGTTGGAGTCCACCATGAATGAGTACATCGAGCAGCGGAAACCCTGCGACACCATGAAGGTGGGAGGCAACCTGGACTCCAAAGGCTACGGGATCGCCACGCCGAAAGGATCCTCATTAAG GAGAAGACGAGCGCCCTCAGCCTGA
- the gria2b gene encoding glutamate receptor 2b isoform X3, whose amino-acid sequence MQKIVNLSVSFLIVLWGCAHGGSPSVQIGGLFPRGADQEYSAFRIGMVQFGTAEFRLTPHIDNLEVANSFAVTNCFCSQFSRGVYAIFGFYDKKSVNTITSFCGTLHVSFITPSFPLDGNQQFIIQMRPDIKGPLLSLIEYYKWDKFAYLYDSDRGLTTLQVVLDTAAERKWQVTAINVGNLKDERKDEAYRSLFQDLENKKERRVILDCEQDKVKDIMDQVITIGRHVKGYHYIIANLGFVDGDLSKIQYGGANVSGFQIVDFDDALVSKFDQRWEALEEKEYPGADSKIRYTSALTYDAVQVMTEAFRYLHKQRIDFTRRANNGDCLANPAVPWAQGVEIERALKQVRVEGLTGNIQFDQHGKRVNYSVNIMELKNNGPVKIGYWNEVDKMAVTKSDVFANDSTGMENKTVIVTTILEAPYVMLKKNADLFVDNDRYEGYCVDLAAEIAKHCGFKYQLKIVGDGKYGARDAETKIWNGMVGELVYGKADIAVAPLTITLVREEVIDFSKPFMSLGISIMIKKPQKSKPGVFSFLDPLAYEIWMCIVFAYIGVSVVLFLVSRFSPYEWHTEEYEDGQIQTNESTNEFGIFNSLWFSLGAFMRQGCDISPRSLSGRIVGGVWWFFTLIIISSYTANLAAFLTVERMVSPIESAEDLAKQTEIAYGTLDSGSTKEFFRRSKIALFDKMWTYMRSAEPSVFVKTTAEGVLRVRKSKGKYAYLLESTMNEYIEQRKPCDTMKVGGNLDSKGYGIATPKGSSLRNAVNLAVLKLNEQGLLDKLKNKWWYDKGECGSGGGDSKEKTSALSLSNVAGVFYILVGGLGLAMLVALIEFCYKSRAEAKRMKVAKNAQNINPTSSQNSQNFATYKEGYNVYGIESVKI is encoded by the exons TTTGCTCACAGTTCTCCAGGGGAGTATATGCCATTTTCGGGTTCTACGACAAGAAGTCGGTGAACACCATCACGTCGTTCTGCGGGACGCTGCACGTCTCCTTCATCACGCCCAGCTTCCCTCTGGATGGAAACCAGCAGTTCATCATCCAGATGAGGCCTGACATCAAGGGGCCGCTGCTCAGCCTCATCGAGTACTACAAGTGGGACAAATTTGCGTACCTGTACGACAGCGATCGAG GCCTGACGACGCTGCAGGTCGTCCTGGACACGGCAGCGGAGAGGAAGTGGCAAGTGACGGCCATCAATGTCGGGAACTTGAAAGACGAGCGCAAGGACGAAGCCTACCGCTCGCTTTTCCAGGACCTGGAGAACAAGAAAGAGCGGAGGGTGATCCTGGACTGTGAGCAGGACAAAGTCAAAGACATCATGGACCAG GTCATCACCATCGGCAGACATGTTAAAGGCTACCATTACATCATAGCCAATCTG GGTTTTGTTGACGGTGACCTCTCTAAGATCCAATACGGAGGCGCCAACGTGTCGGGTTTCCAGATTGTCGATTTTGACGACGCTCTGGTGTCCAAGTTTGACCAGCGGTGGGAGGCTCTTGAGGAGAAGGAGTATCCAGGAGCAGACAGTAAAATAAGG TACACATCGGCGTTGACGTACGACGCGGTGCAGGTGATGACTGAGGCCTTCCGCTACCTGCACAAGCAGCGCATCGACTTCACTCGTAGGGCGAACAACGGCGACTGCTTGGCCAACCCCGCCGTTCCCTGGGCTCAGGGAGTGGAGATCGAGCGAGCGCTGAAGCAG GTGCGCGTGGAGGGCCTGACAGGGAACATCCAGTTCGACCAACACGGCAAGCGGGTCAACTACTCTGTCAACATAATGGAACTGAAGAACAACGGCCCCGTAAAG ATTGGCTACTGGAACGAGGTTGACAAAATGGCTGTCACCAAGTCCGACGTCTTTGCCAATGATTCGACAGGgatggaaaacaaaacagttattGTGACGACCATTTTG GAAGCTCCTTATGTCATGCTGAAAAAGAACGCCGACCTTTTCGTGGACAATGACCGCTATGAGGGTTACTGCGTCGACTTGGCCGCCGAGATAGCCAAGCACTGCGGCTTCAAATATCAGCTGAAAATAGTCGGTGATGGAAAGTACGGAGCCAGAGATGCCGAGACGAAAATCTGGAACGGGATGGTTGGAGAGTTAGTGTATGGG AAAGCAGACATCGCAGTGGCTCCTCTGACCATCACTCTTGTACGAGAGGAGGTGATCGACTTCTCGAAGCCTTTCATGTCTCTGGGAATCTCCATCATGATCAAAAAGCCACAAAAGTCCAAACCGGGGGTTTTCTCCTTTCTGGACCCGCTGGCCTACGAGATCTGGATGTGTATCGTCTTCGCCTATATCGGCGTCAGCGTGGTGCTCTTCCTGGTCAGCCGCTTCAGCCCGTACGAGTGGCACACTGAGGAGTACGAGGACGGACAGATCCAGACCAACGAGTCGACCAATGAATTTGGTATATTCAACAGCCTGTGGTTCTCCTTGGGGGCCTTCATGAGACAAGGCTGCGACATCTCACCCAG GTCTCTGTCTGGTCGAATCGTTGGCGGCGTGTGGTGGTTCTTCACGCTAATCATCATCTCCTCCTACACGGCCAACCTGGCTGCTTTCCTCACTGTGGAGAGGATGGTTTCTCCCATTGAGAGTGCCGAGGACTTGGCCAAACAAACAGAGATCGCCTACGGCACTCTAGACTCCGGCTCCACCAAAGAGTTCTTTAGG CGTTCTAAAATTGCCCtttttgacaaaatgtggaCATACATGCGGAGTGCAGAGCCCTCTGTGTTTGTGAAAACCACAGCCGAGGGGGTTCTGAGGGTCCGCAAGTCCAAAGGGAAGTACGCCTACCTGTTGGAGTCCACCATGAATGAGTACATCGAGCAGCGGAAACCCTGCGACACCATGAAGGTGGGAGGCAACCTGGACTCCAAAGGCTACGGGATCGCCACGCCGAAAGGATCCTCATTAAG AAATGCGGTTAACCTCGCAGTACTAAAACTGAATGAGCAAGGCCTGTTGGACAAATTGAAAAACAAATGGTGGTACGACAAAGGAGAGTGCGGCAGCGGGGGAGGTGATTCCAAG GAGAAGACGAGCGCCCTCAGCCTGAGCAACGTGGCTGGGGTCTTCTACATTCTGGTCGGAGGACTCGGCTTGGCCATGCTGGTGGCCTTGATCGAGTTCTGTTACAAGTCCCGAGCCGAGGCCAAACGAATGAAGGTGGCAAAGAATGCACAGAATATTAACCCAACTTCCTCGCAGAATTCACAGAATTTTGCAACTTATAAGGAAGGTTACAACGTATATGGGATCGAAAGTGTAAAAATTTAG